The Nocardioides campestrisoli genome includes a window with the following:
- the dctP gene encoding TRAP transporter substrate-binding protein DctP, producing the protein MSLPKSLTRPQSGPRPASRGTFRRLATATGTVLLLAGCGGSGEGEEGGTLLWVSSFVTQEHPYSQGFEAWMDAVTEATDGEVTFETSYNGALCQSAESLDCAGSRTADISMIAAAYTPEIVLANIGGVAFQSGDPQAVGDAMNALYAKEEAFQAEYADRGVRMLYAFGDSKPVIATTTEVDSLGALDGLTARTGGAMSTGVVPLGIKPVAIAPEEIYESMERGVVDASVLPVPSQVDYRLQEVAPHFYDIGAFTGVYSTLAHVISTDTWESLPADVQEAMTAASEEIAGAFQARFVVPDIERGCGLLADAGRELQEIGPVEAGEAWAAEGASQQRDDWIELATESGVDDPEAYFDRYVAALESAEATGEGTPENHEICAGTAG; encoded by the coding sequence ATGTCCCTGCCCAAGTCCCTCACTCGCCCCCAGTCCGGTCCCCGTCCAGCCTCGCGCGGGACGTTCCGGAGGCTGGCGACTGCTACCGGGACCGTCCTGCTGCTCGCCGGATGCGGCGGCTCCGGAGAGGGGGAGGAGGGCGGCACCCTGCTGTGGGTCAGCTCCTTCGTGACCCAGGAACACCCGTACTCCCAGGGCTTCGAGGCCTGGATGGATGCCGTCACCGAGGCCACCGACGGGGAAGTCACGTTCGAGACCTCCTACAACGGGGCCCTGTGCCAGTCGGCGGAGTCGCTGGACTGCGCCGGTTCGCGGACGGCCGACATCTCGATGATCGCCGCCGCCTATACCCCCGAGATCGTGCTGGCCAACATCGGCGGGGTGGCCTTCCAGAGCGGGGACCCCCAGGCCGTCGGCGACGCGATGAACGCTCTGTACGCCAAGGAGGAGGCATTCCAGGCAGAGTACGCAGACCGCGGCGTGCGCATGCTCTACGCGTTCGGGGACTCCAAGCCGGTCATCGCCACCACCACGGAGGTCGACTCCCTCGGGGCCCTCGATGGCCTGACCGCGCGCACAGGGGGCGCGATGAGCACTGGGGTGGTGCCCCTCGGCATCAAGCCCGTGGCCATCGCCCCCGAGGAGATCTACGAGAGCATGGAGCGCGGGGTGGTCGACGCGTCCGTGCTTCCGGTCCCGAGCCAGGTGGACTATCGCCTGCAGGAGGTCGCGCCCCACTTCTACGACATCGGCGCCTTCACTGGCGTCTACTCCACGCTCGCCCACGTGATCAGCACCGACACCTGGGAGTCGCTCCCCGCCGACGTGCAGGAGGCGATGACCGCCGCGAGCGAGGAGATCGCGGGGGCGTTCCAGGCGCGGTTCGTGGTGCCCGACATCGAACGGGGGTGCGGCCTGCTGGCCGACGCCGGGCGCGAGCTGCAGGAGATCGGGCCCGTCGAGGCCGGCGAGGCCTGGGCAGCCGAGGGGGCGTCACAGCAGCGCGACGACTGGATCGAGCTCGCCACCGAGTCCGGGGTCGACGACCCGGAGGCCTACTTCGACCGCTACGTCGCGGCGCTGGAGTCCGCGGAGGCGACCGGGGAAGGGACCCCGGAGAACCACGAGATCTGCGCCGGCACAGCCGGCTGA
- a CDS encoding acyl-CoA dehydrogenase family protein, translated as MFENTARSQKLASELTCFMEEHVYPAEAAFEQQVAEGGESRPQPPVLEELKAEARRRGLWNFFLPHKEEGHYPLTNSEYAPLAEITGRSIGLAPEALNCAAPDTGNMELLSMFGTPEQKEQWLTPLMAGEIRSSYVMTEPQVASSDASNIETSIVRDGAEWVVNGRKWWISGANRDRCRLLIVMGISDDSPDADRHRRHTMVLVPIDTPGVTIERDLSVMGYNPFESHVEMTFEDVRVPAANLLGDVGAGFAMSQARLGPGRIHHCMRLIGAAERALELMIHRAENRTAFGSRLVDQGVIREWIADSRIEIDQARLYTQYAAHLMDTVGNKEAASQISGIKVVVPSMAARVIDRAIQAHGGGGLSQDFPLARMWVETRIIRIADGPDEVHRRAVARTELKKLAAVCDPAPSGLQAHLRHRS; from the coding sequence ATGTTCGAGAACACCGCACGCTCCCAGAAGCTCGCATCCGAGCTGACCTGCTTCATGGAGGAGCACGTCTACCCCGCCGAGGCGGCATTTGAGCAGCAGGTCGCCGAAGGGGGCGAGTCCCGCCCGCAGCCCCCGGTGCTGGAGGAGTTGAAGGCCGAGGCGCGCCGCCGGGGTCTGTGGAACTTCTTCCTGCCGCACAAGGAGGAGGGGCACTACCCTCTCACCAACAGCGAGTACGCCCCGCTGGCGGAGATCACCGGGCGCAGCATCGGGCTCGCCCCGGAGGCGCTGAACTGCGCGGCGCCCGACACCGGCAACATGGAGCTGCTCTCCATGTTCGGCACCCCGGAGCAGAAGGAGCAGTGGCTCACGCCGCTGATGGCCGGCGAGATCCGCTCCTCCTACGTGATGACCGAGCCGCAAGTCGCTTCCTCCGACGCGAGCAACATCGAGACCTCGATCGTGCGCGACGGCGCGGAGTGGGTCGTCAACGGTCGCAAGTGGTGGATCTCCGGGGCCAACCGCGACCGCTGCAGGCTGCTCATCGTCATGGGGATCTCCGACGACAGCCCGGACGCCGACCGGCACCGTCGTCACACCATGGTCCTGGTGCCGATCGACACCCCGGGGGTGACCATCGAGCGGGACCTCTCGGTCATGGGCTACAACCCTTTCGAGAGCCACGTGGAGATGACCTTCGAGGACGTCCGCGTACCGGCGGCCAATCTGCTCGGCGACGTGGGCGCGGGGTTCGCGATGTCGCAGGCCAGGCTGGGGCCCGGAAGGATCCACCACTGCATGCGGCTGATCGGTGCCGCCGAGCGGGCGCTGGAGCTGATGATCCACCGCGCGGAGAACCGCACGGCCTTCGGCTCGCGGCTGGTCGACCAGGGCGTCATCCGCGAGTGGATCGCCGACTCGCGGATCGAGATCGACCAGGCCCGCCTCTACACCCAGTACGCCGCGCACCTCATGGACACCGTCGGCAACAAGGAGGCGGCGAGCCAGATCTCCGGAATCAAGGTGGTGGTTCCCAGCATGGCCGCCCGGGTGATCGACCGCGCCATCCAGGCGCACGGCGGCGGCGGGCTCAGCCAGGACTTCCCGCTGGCACGGATGTGGGTGGAGACGCGGATCATTCGGATCGCCGACGGCCCGGACGAGGTGCACCGACGTGCGGTCGCCCGCACGGAGCTCAAGAAGCTAGCGGCGGTGTGCGACCCCGCTCCGAGCGGTCTCCAGGCGCACCTGCGGCACCGGTCGTGA
- a CDS encoding MaoC/PaaZ C-terminal domain-containing protein, with the protein MSTSAVVHPLVGREYPPVCRRYDARDVCLYALGVGTGEESPHLVFEGHRDFAALPTFPLVLPFPDVLGMGLPDGSTLDDVLHGEQSLVLRAPVPVAGEAVSRCRVVAARDKGAAALFDVEARIEVDGVHVATATYSTFVRGAGGWGGERGSPRPDPEPTGEPDLVLEHEVSANQALVYRLSGDSNPLHADVETARRAGHERPILHGLSTVGTAVRLALESTGGRLERMTARFTGPVLPGERIRVSLWTDGPASWLGRVDVVGREGPAVAPLSLVLTSP; encoded by the coding sequence ATGTCCACATCGGCGGTGGTCCACCCGCTGGTGGGCCGGGAGTACCCACCCGTCTGCCGGCGGTACGACGCCCGCGACGTCTGCCTCTACGCCCTCGGCGTCGGTACCGGGGAGGAGTCGCCGCACCTCGTCTTCGAGGGGCACCGGGACTTCGCTGCCCTGCCCACCTTCCCGCTGGTGCTCCCCTTCCCCGACGTGCTGGGGATGGGGCTGCCCGACGGCTCCACCCTCGACGACGTGCTGCATGGCGAGCAGTCGCTGGTCCTGCGGGCGCCCGTGCCGGTGGCCGGCGAGGCGGTCTCCCGCTGCCGCGTCGTCGCCGCACGCGACAAGGGTGCGGCCGCCCTCTTCGACGTCGAGGCGCGGATCGAGGTGGACGGCGTCCACGTCGCCACGGCGACGTACTCCACCTTCGTCAGGGGCGCGGGCGGGTGGGGCGGCGAGCGGGGGAGCCCGCGGCCCGACCCCGAGCCCACCGGCGAGCCCGACCTCGTGCTCGAGCACGAGGTGTCGGCGAACCAGGCGCTCGTCTACCGGCTCAGCGGCGACTCGAACCCGCTCCACGCCGACGTGGAGACGGCCCGCCGGGCCGGCCACGAGCGCCCGATCCTGCACGGGCTGAGCACGGTCGGCACCGCCGTCCGCCTCGCCCTGGAGTCCACCGGCGGCCGGCTGGAGCGGATGACCGCCCGGTTCACCGGACCCGTGCTCCCAGGGGAACGGATCCGGGTCTCGCTCTGGACCGACGGCCCCGCCTCCTGGTTGGGCCGCGTCGACGTGGTCGGTCGGGAGGGCCCCGCCGTCGCGCCCCTGTCCCTCGTCCTCACCAGCCCGTAG
- a CDS encoding SDR family NAD(P)-dependent oxidoreductase — MENTSGRGTSRRISTLSRSVEDRRAIVTGAASGMGRATAHLFADEGARVVVADLGEDRVAAVVGEINEVHGEKAALGVVCDVAERAQLVNLVERTVEWAGGIDILVNNAGISVPNDSFQEEDEFEAVWAHTMDVNVTSQARLVRYALPYLLAAGGGRIVNIASTEAIMSMAGLMSYSASKAGVTGLTKSLAVELGSRDVTVNCICPGPIRTAMTERFPDEKKEVYARRRVPVRRYGIPEEVAQMTLNLCLPASSYVNGVVIPVDGGLTIRHI, encoded by the coding sequence ATGGAGAACACCAGCGGTCGGGGCACGTCCCGACGCATCAGCACCTTGTCCCGCTCGGTCGAGGACCGTCGCGCCATCGTGACCGGCGCGGCCAGCGGCATGGGACGGGCGACCGCCCACCTCTTCGCCGACGAGGGCGCACGCGTGGTCGTCGCCGACCTCGGCGAGGACCGGGTCGCCGCCGTGGTCGGGGAGATCAACGAGGTCCACGGCGAGAAGGCCGCGCTCGGGGTCGTCTGCGACGTCGCAGAGCGCGCGCAGCTGGTGAACCTCGTCGAGCGCACCGTCGAGTGGGCGGGCGGTATCGACATCCTCGTCAACAACGCCGGCATCTCGGTCCCGAACGACTCCTTCCAGGAAGAGGACGAGTTCGAGGCGGTCTGGGCGCACACCATGGACGTCAACGTGACTTCCCAGGCACGCCTTGTGCGGTATGCGCTGCCGTACCTGCTGGCGGCCGGGGGCGGGCGGATCGTCAACATCGCCTCCACCGAGGCGATCATGAGCATGGCGGGCCTGATGAGCTACTCGGCGAGCAAGGCCGGGGTCACCGGCCTCACCAAGAGCCTCGCGGTCGAGCTCGGCTCCCGCGACGTCACGGTGAACTGCATCTGCCCCGGTCCGATCCGGACGGCCATGACCGAGCGGTTCCCAGACGAGAAGAAGGAGGTCTACGCCCGCCGGCGGGTGCCGGTGCGGCGCTACGGGATCCCCGAGGAGGTGGCGCAGATGACGCTCAACCTCTGCCTGCCCGCGTCGAGCTACGTCAACGGCGTGGTCATCCCGGTCGACGGCGGCCTGACCATCCGGCACATCTGA